The DNA segment CTTCTAGATAGCCGGCTTGAATTTGTTGATTGAGCATGAAACTAATCAAGGCTCTTTCTAAGGCAGCCCCCTTGCCAATCAAGTTCACAAATCGACTTTGCGCCACTTTGACCGCACGGGTAAATTCTAAAATTCCCAGTTTTTCTCCCATTTCCCAATGGGGTAAAATCGCATCAGAATTCGCTGGTAAATATTCATCACCCCAACGCCGCACCTCAACATTTTCCGTTTCATCTTTGCCAACAGGAACGGTTTCACTGGGGAGATTGGGCAGAGATAAAAGGAGAGCTTTAATTTGGGCTTTGAGGTCTTTTTCTTGTGGTTCGAGTGCGCTGAGTTCTTGTTTAATTTTGTTACTTTCTGCTTTAATATTCTGAATTTCTTCGCTATCGGGAGCGAGTCCGGATTTAATTTTTTGACCAATTTCCTTACTAATTTCGTTACTGCGAGCTTGCAAGCGCGATCGCGCCCCTTCTAGACGACGCTGCTGTTCACTTAAATCCAAAATTTCTTGAATTTGATATTCAGAACTCCGCCGATGTAATAATTCTTGGACAACTTCTGGTTCTTGACGAATCCGTTTTAGCTCTAGCACATAACCTCCTTCAGTCATTAGTCATTGGTTATTAGTCATTCGTTACTCGTTTCTCAAATAAACAACAAATAACACACAACAAATTAATTATTTATTCAGTCTTTCTGTGAGCCACAGAGAAGAAAGAATGCCAGCGAAATGAGCGGCAATAATATTAACATTTGCCTGAATAATTAGCAAATCAATAGAATTCACGAATTCTTGAGGTTTTGCACCAATCACTAATTGCGGTTGCGTTAACGACTTCACCAAAACAATGCCAACAATCGCTTGCGCCCCCAAAATTGTCAGTAGCAACCCCACTAAATTGACAATTAAACCAATACGGAGTTGACGTAAAATGACTGCTCGACTGGGGCGCGATCCGCTATCAGCGGTGGCTAAGCGGCGGGAGATTCGAGTGTAACGAAAACAGAAATAGATACTAACCCCAAGGGCAACAATTCCGCCAAGGGCGAAAAATACCCCCACGGCAGTGGCTTGAGTCGTATTTTGGCCCCCTAAATTCGGAGAAGCGACCAACAGCGTTACTCCAGAGACGACACCCAGAATCAGTTGTACCCATAACCCAAAATTTCCGCCAACTTTGAGAGAAGAAGAGGCGCGTTTCACGGCAAGGGGTAGAGAAGAGCTTACTTCTGGCTTATTATCCATCAATTTTTTACTGCTTCAGATACGACGCTATGCCCTCATTTTAGATGAGTCCTGTTTATTGTCGAGGGAAGAACTGCTTAGAGTTGGCTTGCGAGATCATTTTCCCTCTTTAAGAAAAGTTTTTTTTATAAATAAAGAAAAATAATTTAATGGACAATTATCACGAATTACCTTACTTTGTTAGTAGTTTAATTAATAATTTCCCTCTACTTCCTTATTGACCTCAATTTACTTCCATAATCACGAGCTTATGCGGTCAATCCCATGTCAAGCCCATGAAATTTGAAGACATCTATCAATTTTTCAATAATCCCCCTCCGACTTACCTTAATCGAGAACTAGCAGTTTGTTATATTCTTGATATTTTGTTACAAAGAGAATCCTATGGGACGGAATTAATTGAACACCTGATGGAGAATCATCCCCAGTACCGACTGTCGGATACGGTGCTTTATAGTGCCTTGAAATTTTTGGAGGAATCCGGAACCATCAAAGGGTATTGGCGGAAGTTGAAAGGGCGTGGTCGTCCTCGTAAAATGTATAAGATTTTACCAGAAAATCAGCAGCAAGCGGAGGAACTCGCTCAACTCTGGCAGACTTACACCAATTACAAGTGTGCTCAAAATTGATATATTAGCGTCGAGTCCCTAATTTTACTCTAAACGTGATTAATACTCCTGTTCTATCTTCAACCTTATTTTTAACGATCTTACTTTTAATTGGTCTATTTTTCTTTATTCGGGCTTCGGTTAAGGATCGCACCACAGAAGTGCAATTTTCTGCCGATCTTCCAGAAACGGACTTACTGCCAAAAGTAAAAGCATATTTCTTCCAACGGGCATACAAGGTGACATCCTTTGATCCCGATCAAGAACAAGTGACCCTTGAAGGATTTGTCCAACCCAGTTGGTTTCTAGCGATCTTTTTATCGGTTTTAGCAGGATCGGGTTTGCTTTGTATTAGTTTGGTACTGTTCCTTTACTTTAGTGAGTTTAGCTATCGTAGTGCATTCTTTTTATTGACTCTACTCACACCTTTAGCGGGTATTTTCTATTGGCAAAAAGCAGGGCGTGTGGAACAAGTGTCGCTGAAACTGGAAACGCCGGAAGGGATGGAAACGACTCAAAGCTTCATTACAGTAAAAGCCCATCGAGATGAGTTAATTCAGCTACAGCAAGCGCTTCCCCTGCAGCGTCAAGATTAAGCAGATTTGGACAATCAGCACATAACCATTGCATCGTTGCGTCCTAAAACCTGTAAATCTTCTTCATCTAAACCAACGGGCGTCCCACTACGGATCAATTCTGCAAAGTCCTCATTAGGAACCATAAAACAAAGGGCATAGAGTCGTCCTGAACCTGTATTTCGGATTTCATGCCTGCCTGTTGGTGGGACTAAAATACTATCCCCGGTTTGGATAGATACCATTTTGCCATCACAAACAGCAGTTCCTTCCCCCTTCAAGATGAAAAACATTTCAACCCCAATTTGATGATGGTGCAGTGGTGTTTTTCCGCCGGGTTCAAAAATTTCCACGCAAAAAGTTAGAGAGGTATCAGCATTGGTCGGATCAAAAATAATCGCTAAGCGATTATTATCGTCAGGGCTAATACGATAAGCTTGGTAATTTTTTACAGTTTTATAAACCGGAATCATGCACTGAGTATTCATTATTTTGTCTCAGTTTCATTAACTGTTCGCAAGTGGCAATTGATCATTATGCAACAGGGCAAGGATATAATTACTTCCTGTACTTGCTAAGAACAAGAGAAAATCTCTGCTTGCAGTCGCTAATAGAGATAAGAAAGCACTTATTTTAAACCATAATTTTTTTTTAGGACCAATTGCCAAAATCTTAATATAAATTAACTTTTTTACAATCTAAAAAATGGGTTAAATCTTAATTTTATTTAAATCATTTTCTCATCTCCTCTACTTCGTCATTGCTTGTTTGAGCACTTTAAATACCAATAGAGTACTTACTTTTTCGATCTAAATCTCTAATGGATCATAAAAAATATTACTGATTTATTTCTAATTTGAATAGCTGTGCCATTATAGAAGTACAGGGATCAATAAAAAATATTTTCCTGCCCTATTCATGTACAGTTAAGAGGAGTTTGAATCATGACTGCTCAAACCAACAAACTAAAAGAAAATTATGATAAAATTCTAGTCGCAGTTGAGCCTCGAGCAGAAACACATGCAGAACCCAAGCGTTCAGAAGTGCTGGCTCAAGCAATTGCCATAGCGAAAAAAGATAATAGCCATCTGTTCATTTTTCATAGCATTAACCACTTTCCTACACGAGAAGATGCGCTAGTGGGAATAAATGTTGCGGGTTTGTATGCAGGAGAAACACTCACTTTATCGGATCGAATCGTTGAAGAAACCACCGCAGAGTTAAATACTTGG comes from the Cyanobacteria bacterium GSL.Bin1 genome and includes:
- a CDS encoding DUF3611 family protein; translation: MDNKPEVSSSLPLAVKRASSSLKVGGNFGLWVQLILGVVSGVTLLVASPNLGGQNTTQATAVGVFFALGGIVALGVSIYFCFRYTRISRRLATADSGSRPSRAVILRQLRIGLIVNLVGLLLTILGAQAIVGIVLVKSLTQPQLVIGAKPQEFVNSIDLLIIQANVNIIAAHFAGILSSLWLTERLNK
- a CDS encoding cofactor assembly of complex C subunit B, whose product is MNTPVLSSTLFLTILLLIGLFFFIRASVKDRTTEVQFSADLPETDLLPKVKAYFFQRAYKVTSFDPDQEQVTLEGFVQPSWFLAIFLSVLAGSGLLCISLVLFLYFSEFSYRSAFFLLTLLTPLAGIFYWQKAGRVEQVSLKLETPEGMETTQSFITVKAHRDELIQLQQALPLQRQD
- a CDS encoding cupin domain-containing protein, whose product is MNTQCMIPVYKTVKNYQAYRISPDDNNRLAIIFDPTNADTSLTFCVEIFEPGGKTPLHHHQIGVEMFFILKGEGTAVCDGKMVSIQTGDSILVPPTGRHEIRNTGSGRLYALCFMVPNEDFAELIRSGTPVGLDEEDLQVLGRNDAMVMC
- a CDS encoding PadR family transcriptional regulator, with the translated sequence MKFEDIYQFFNNPPPTYLNRELAVCYILDILLQRESYGTELIEHLMENHPQYRLSDTVLYSALKFLEESGTIKGYWRKLKGRGRPRKMYKILPENQQQAEELAQLWQTYTNYKCAQN
- a CDS encoding universal stress protein translates to MTAQTNKLKENYDKILVAVEPRAETHAEPKRSEVLAQAIAIAKKDNSHLFIFHSINHFPTREDALVGINVAGLYAGETLTLSDRIVEETTAELNTWLRSLQEYASREGVQADYEYGVGEPGKLICELAERYAVDLIVIGRRGRRGMSEILLGSVSNYVVHHAPCHVLVVQH